CCCTAGATAGAACTCGAGATAGCGCCAGCGGCCTAGTTTCTCCTCGATGTTATTGCCGAAGATCCACAAAAACAGCATGTTGCCGCCAACGTGAGCGAAGCCGCCATGGAGGAACTGGGACGTCACAAGGGTTAGGATTTCCGGGACGGGCTGACCGCTGTCGACCCCCTGCAAACTAGCAGTTAATTCGCGCGGAACGATTGCGTAGAGGTGGAAGAAGTCCACCAGTGCTTGCTGCGTAGGCAAACTAATTTCGTAGATAAAAACACCCAGATTCGCCAGGATCAGCGCGTAGGTGACATACGGAGTGATGCGAACTGGGTTGCGATCGCGGATCGGCAAAAACACGGTTATCGATGTCCTTCGAATGAGTACTCGGCAGGGCGAATCCAGCGGCAATCGCGCTGCGGGTGCGACAGCAGCCCTCCCGTACATTCGCTCGGAGTGAATTAACAACGTATCTGACAAACTGCATTTATAAAGAGAGCGAGGAGCTTCCCGCACTCGACGGAAAAAAGCTCCTCGCTGAACGATGCTGGTTTTTAGCTGCGACGGCATCTTGTCTGCCGCCACCTATAACGAAGTTACTCGATGACCAGCTTGCCGACCATGCCGGCACCGCGGTGCGGTTGGCAGTAGAACTGATAGGTTCCAGCAGTCGCATCGGCAGGGATAGAGATCGTGTGGGAATCGCCAGGTGCGAACAGCAGTTTAGATTGGGACAGCTTGTCAGCCAGGGCTGCGTCTGCCGAGCCGGGGCCGTCGAAGACCACGTTGTGGGGAGCGAGGTTGTTCATCTTGAAGACCACCGTGTCGCCCGGCTTCACCGTAACCGTCTCCGGTTGGTACTTGAGCTGACCGCTGTCCGCTCCCATCTTCACAGTGTAGGTTGCGGCAGAAGCGGGAGCGATCGCAACCGTCCAGCTCAGTGCGACGAGCAGGACGACCGACAGTAATGCGCCCAGGGCGCGTGCAAACTTAGCAGGTACTTGCATGATTCTTTCCTTACAAATCTCCGAATTGATTCAGCAATGCGGGTGAGAATACCGCTGATATTAAGGTTAATTCCCTTAATATTCTAAGGGAAGGGGGACTCAAAGCTAAAACCCTCATTAAATTTAAATTTCGCGTGCCCTCCTGGGTTAACTAAC
The sequence above is a segment of the Rubidibacter lacunae KORDI 51-2 genome. Coding sequences within it:
- a CDS encoding rhomboid family intramembrane serine protease: MFLPIRDRNPVRITPYVTYALILANLGVFIYEISLPTQQALVDFFHLYAIVPRELTASLQGVDSGQPVPEILTLVTSQFLHGGFAHVGGNMLFLWIFGNNIEEKLGRWRYLEFYLG
- the petE gene encoding plastocyanin, producing MQVPAKFARALGALLSVVLLVALSWTVAIAPASAATYTVKMGADSGQLKYQPETVTVKPGDTVVFKMNNLAPHNVVFDGPGSADAALADKLSQSKLLFAPGDSHTISIPADATAGTYQFYCQPHRGAGMVGKLVIE